The window ACAGTGGTTATAAGTCACCTGAATATGCCATGGAAggattattttcaataaaatacgATGTATATAGTTTCAAACTTTTGTTGCTAAAGATTATTATTGAAAGGTATTATTAATATATGGAAgagttgaaataaaattttgaaagggaaaaaaaacttttgatttcattaaataggAAATTGATGATGTAAAAGTgtaaaatttaacattttaaaatttaccaTGTACTCAAATCAAGTTGATCATCcatgaataaaaatatcaaatgtttttaattaattcaaattatggCCAAATAATTTAGAAGACTAGAATTGGAGAGGAACTCTTCAAAAGAGATCTAAATCTTCTTCAAATCTTTGAAGGGGATTTTAACAAATCTTAATTTCCTTAAAGTATTCTTGAATTGTTAAGATTTTCaaagtttcaaatttaaaatcaaattaaatttttaaaaaatatgtcttTGATATGAGATCAATCTATCCAATCCCTCCCTTGACCTTATTTAATTCAAGTTGAGGCCCAAATTAAGCTAAAGCTCGAGTCATGCCAAGGCCTGAGTCACACCAATTCTAAAGCCGAAGTCAATCTAAGATTCAAATTACATCAAGGTCCACTTCAAGACAAGATCTAAGTGAAGTTATgacgaaaaattaaattaagtcaatgcccaaataaaactcaaaccaTTCAAGATCAAGCTTCTTCAAGCCCTTGATTAGCCACTAGAATGGAATTATAAGAGGatacataaaataaagattgtacctacataattcttcaaattaataaaaatcaaatttaaccatttataacttttcttaaaaagagATCTATATATACAAATTTCTAGCATGCACAATGAGACAAtctttacctttttttatttttaacaagtCAAAGATCTATACATAAATAGAGTCAAAGAAAAGTTTTTGCCCCATGAATCAAAGCAACTCAAAAGTAGCTTCCTAATAGCAAACCCAAATTACTTCTTCCTCTAATAAAGTTGCAAATTATGAATTAACTTCCCTCCAAAATCCAATTATCTCATTATCTTTGTTGGGGGCAAGGAAGAAATAGATGGTTGAGGAAGTGGTACCGCACCTTAGCTATTTCTATAGAAACATCTCCAAACCATATCCTTTGTCTAGCCAAGATGACAACAAATTtaacatcaaatatatatcTACATCTTCACATGGCCCTCCACATCAgattcttaaaatattaaataatatttttacatcaTTCATGGTGGTTAAAGCATTTCTACTGAAATAGGGGGTAAAAAGGTGTGGTTAATTCAATATGTTTTTGGTGGAAATATTGGTTGAATCAACATAGTTAATTTATACTTGAATCAAAACTGAACCAACGTTTTAGTGATGGAAAAACCGAATCAAGACAGGGTTATTTAATGTCAATATGGTTTGATTTAAATGATTCATTGGATATAAGTTAATTTAAAccttaaatataatttgttattaaaagTGATTAAACTAACTTGggtttgaaattcaaattatatttaaaaaatttaaacccaacatttaaatatttatttgatcatagtctaataataataaattactttaataaagtctacataatatataataataaatataaaaaaactcattaaataatgaataattatAAATCACAGGAGATAAaaagttttagtttttattgaCTAGGAAACAaggaaactaaattaaaatcGAACCAATAAAGTcagtttttaaaattctcaaacCGAACtcatttgatcaatttttggttGGATTGGATTGATTTTAccggttttttatttttcactcaaACTCCTAGTTATGAGATTGATCAAGTTGAAAGAGCTTGAAAATTACAACTAAGAGCAAGATATCATGATTAATGCATTTTTCTACAAACTTGGACTCTTTGTAGAACCAAAAAATGACACCACACATCCATATCTCAAGATAACCTTGAAATTTGctccatggaaaaaaaaaatcgtaaaaaaCATTCAAGTATTTTCTAATGAGTTTTTCtctacaaataattaaaaaaacctcATCTTAGAGATAATAAACAAAACATTAAATGGTAGGTTTCACATGCTTCTTTCCCATATGCAAAACCACATATACAAAGAATTGAGTGGATGCATAAATTTTAATCTTTTGACGGAAAGGGAAACTTAAAGCAACATGTTGCTCACTTTTTAGAAACAGGCAACAACAATGGAACAAAGGGTGTCCTTTTAGTCAAGAAATTTATTAGCTCATTAAAAGGATATGCCTTCCATTAGTACACAAATCTTGAAGTTAATTTTATAGATAATTGGAAACAAATAGAAGGAGAACTCCTTAATCAGTTTTATGGTTAGTAATCATACCGTCAGCATTCTCTAATCTAATCGGTGGTTTCCTCTCCTGCCTTTCATCacaagagagaaaataaaaaggtgGTTTCCTCCTCTATTACCTTAGAAGCACCATATTTCCCAAGATTAACAATGGATTCAGGTTTGTCTACATTCTCTAATCTAATCGGTAAATTTTCTCTTGATTTAAACCTAAGATTTCTGGTTTTTGGGTTGATAATGAAGTTTACAACATGTTGCTCTATGGAGCTTGAGTTCAGGGAAGGACTTGGCAGTTGGTTGCTGCCCATTTCCATGAGGGATCCTCTCATCCTTGGTTCAAATGGGATCCACATCACCCATCTCGTACATTCATCAATATTTCTACTACAATGATAAAAGTTCATTTAAGATAATATTGGAAGGAAAAAGAAGGTCCACTAAAAATTATTGTTGAATTGTTGATATAAGCGCTCTTGAAATATCTGCTTTCCCGGCTCCAAATCCAGATAATTATTACAAATTGTCACGAAGTTTTTTCGAATCTTAAGGACTACTGTCGGTTGGTTTAGACTAATGGTGACCTACCAAGAATGAAACTAGCGGTAGCCAGGAGAAAGTATAGTTGTGTTGTGCGAGCGAAaactttgatgccaacaatgttagttcaagaacacaaagataaaacaatcacacatacggtacacgaggttttaacgtggttcgaccaaccatgcctacgtccatggatgagagagaatgattccatgatacaatagagaatattacagaggacagaaccaaatacaactattgggttcccgaaacatcacatgtttccccactccttgtatccataccctacTACGAGCCCTTTCGCTCCACAGAGTACCTCTCGTTCTTCTttacatctctatccacctcgtatagtctctatagatccatctccatctcatgactttttcccctcatgacctagaatatttatagagatatttccaacaaccttccttattctataaggaagtctaatattacaataatatatcaacctagaaatattctatataatattctttacaaaaaaggaatctatactaattaggaatttgggacacttcctaacaatctccaccttggactaaattccatgaagttaatcttcagtctctccatgacacaaacctttttgtatcatatcaccacaaaagagcaatcgactccacattcagtgaaaattccttttgttttcatcttgtgtgctctgtgatcttttactcttctagaaatcttcaacccaagctctgataccaattgttataCCAGCGagagctttgatgccaacaatatTAGtacaagaacacaaagataaaataatcacacatacggtacacgaggttttaatgtggttctaccaaccatgcctacgtccatggatgagagagaatgattccactatacaatagagaatattacagaggacagaaccaaatacaactattgggttcccgaaacatcacatatttccccactccttgtatccataccctacTACAAGCCTTCTCGCTCCACACAGTACCTCCCAtccttcctcacatctctatccacctcgtatagtctctataggtccatctccatctcatgactttttcccctcataacctagaatatttatagagatatttccaacaaccttccttattctataaagaagtctaatattacaataatatatcaacctagaaatattctatataatattctttacaaaaaaggaatctatactaattaggaatttgggacacttcctaacaagtTGTATACGCTCCAAAGAAAGGAATACAAGGTAGATACCCATGAATAAGGTTTTAATCCTCTATCTCGAGAAGATTCTGTAATCAGCATTGATCAAAAGTTGTCCTCCCAATTCTTAAAAGCTTTTCCAAAAAGAAATGTCCtgtaaaattttaatcaaaacTAGAAAACTTGTATTGCTTACTTGTAATTTACATTtacattttaaaagataataatttaaaaaaaattaaaccgcTAACCATTTTGATTGTGAGAATTTTAATATCCCGTTGtaaaaaattcttgaatttaAAAGACATGACTATAGGATGAgaatgttgaaatttttttaagttgtttaaaaatgagTTCCCTGCCAGATTCCTCTATCTTTGGAAATATTTCAACCCTGCAAATCGCTTTACAATTTCCTTAATTGAAACTTTTGTTTATTCCCATGCAACATAGCTAACATTTCTTTTGAAATCCTCTCATTAAATACATTgtaatggacaaaaatgaacTTGTGGATCTCCAACCCCACAAACATGCCCACTCCAATGCTCGACTTCTTTATTTCTGATGACTATTTTCTATCAGAGTTTCTAATGACTATGTGGGTTCAAATCTAAAAAAGACATGAAAGCAGCAAGCCCTAGACAATCTCAAGTTGAGGAAAAAAGAGCAGGAACAGTCTTTTTCAGGAATACTTCTAAAATAGTTGCATTGAAATCCATTTTGTCATTGTTGCCAAAGCATGAGTTTGCAGTACTAGAAAATAAAGCAACTGAAAGAATACAATAACAATTAAGATATTTGAAGGGTGAAAGAAGACATTAATCAAGTAGCAACTCCTTGAAGGAGTTGTCTTCTTTCACCCTTCAAATATCTTAAATCGATCTAGTTACATGTAgatatcatcatcattttttacCCTTCTTTTATTATTAAGCTAGCTCCTTCAAGGAGTTGCTACTTGATTAATGTCTTCTTTCACCTTTCAAATGTTTGAAAGGTGAAAGAAAACAacttctttaaggagttgccacTTGATTCAGGTCTTCTTTCACCTTTCAAATGTTTGAAAGGTGAAAGAAAACAACTTATTCAAGGAGTTGCCACTTGATTAATGTCTTCTTTCACCTTTTAAATGTTTGAAAGGTGAAAGAAAACAACTCCTTGGAGGAGTCATCATTCATTGAAGAAGTCGTCTCTCCTTGAAGGAGTTTTAGAGTTGTCTCCCCTTGAAGGAGTTGCTACTTGATTAATCAAGGAGTTATTGCTTGATTAATGTCTTCCTTCACCCTTCAAATATTTGAAGGgtgaaaaaaaacaatttgggTGAAAAGAAGACATTAATCAAGTGACAACTCCTTGATTAATCAAGTAGCAACTCCTTCAAAGGGAGACAACTCTGAAACTCCTTCAATGAGAGACAATTCCTTCAAGGAGTGACAACTCCTTCAAATGGAGACAACTTTGAAACTCCTTCAAGGAGAGACAATTCCTTCAATGAGTGACAACTCCTTCAAGGAGTTGCTACTTGATTAATGTCTTCTTTTACCTTTCAAATGTTTGAAAGGTGAAAGAAAACAacttctttaaggagttgccacTTGATTAAGGTCTTCTTTCACCTTTCTTCAAGGAGTTGCCACTTGATTAATGTATTCTTTCACCTTTTAAATGTTTGAAAGGTGAAAGAAAACAACTCCTTGGAGGAGTGGTCAGTCATTGAAGGAGTCGTCTCTCCTTGAAGGAGTTTTAGAGTTGTCTCCCCTTGAAGGAGTTGCTACTTGATTAATCAAGGAGTTATTGCTTGAGTAATGTCTTCTTTCACCCTTCAAATATTTGAAGggtgaaagaaaacaatttggGTGAAAAGAAGACATTAATCAAGTGACAACTCCTTGATTAATCAAGTATCAACTCCTTCAAAGGGAGACAACTCTGAAACTCCTTCAATGAGAGACAATTCCTTCAAGGAGTGACAACTCCTTCAAAGGGAGACAACTTTGGAACTCCTTCAAGGAGAGACAATTCCTTCAATGAGTGACAACTCCTTCAAGGAGTTGCTACTTGATTAATGTCTTCTTTCACCCTTCAAATATCTTAAATTGGACTAGTTATATGTAGATATCAGCATCATCATTTCTTATCCTTACCTCTTTTATTATTAAGCTAGCCCCTTCAAGGAGTCGTCATTTGCAAATTCAATCATCCATCCATTAAAATTGAAGTTGAACCATTGTGTTAGTGCAATTTTGAAGTGATTAATACAACACAAACATTGTGTTTTTTTAGAAGGAATGATTTGAATCTTTTGTTATCTATGAAAACGAATAATTTGAATGTTCAGTCTTCTTCTTGTTGCTTTCAACATAGCTACATACAGTTGGCATGTCATTAACTTGTGGAGGAAGGCAAGAAGACTTTACATTGTAGACTTTTGGACTTGTTTCcaacattttcaataataaatttaggCATTTATTATTCTTTGTTGTCAATTCTTTTCAGGACAAAATTCCTTTTgagaactcaaatataaaaagaaaaaaaaatcaatttattatctaagaaaatatttttttacatttttaattcttttaaaaaatattttataaaaaataattaaaaacaatccaaattttttCTACAAATAGTATAATTTcagaacaaattttttaaaaattatttgacacCAAAAGTTtgctaaacatattttttgagttagaaaacaattttgtataatatttttagactagactagttattaaataaaaaaaatgaattatagtTTATCCATCCAGGTAGAACATAAAATCACAAAAGTATATaacttatatattattaatattaagaaatataaaatgttttatatatatacttaaaatatttcattttctattttactaTTAATTTATAGATATCATGaagatacaaataaattaaaataaaactttattatttaaatttaactttattttaacaactatatgtttattattattattattattatcaccaTTAGCATCATCGTCGTCTTACAACCAGAAACAAATCAAGTAAGTGTTTTAATTCCTTAAGAAAGAATGACTTCTCCTTCATCGGCCTAACTTGATTGGAAAGGGATCCGGGACCCCTCAACCATCTtttgttttgcatttttttttaaactatggATTGACGTCCAACCTCAAGGTAGGAAGGGACTGGCTTTTGGAAAGAGAAGCAACGTAAAATCTAGACTGCATGGACACTTGTTGATGCAAAAAGTTAATAACATTTAGGGGAGTATTTGTTGAATTCACTTAATCAGCtaatactttaaataaataaataaataaatcatatatttaataaatattccatttatttatttatttattttttatgtcaaaacatctataaaattaattattatatttttattattttaatttaaaaactaattatttgaaaaataaaaatagcggTTTAACTCATTtccaaatatctcaaaataagaaattatttttttaaactaccTTACTCTagtaaaaaaatcccaaaatttagAGGAATATTAATTGCCTTAAATTAGTGGTGAGCGGGCGGACGAAAACCTGCTTAAATTAAACATTCCCAGCACCCATATCACGGAATCATCCCGCCTCCGAAAATGTTTCTGCAATTCTTGCTTCTGCTCCTTGCCCTTCCGTTTTGTACTCCTGCTGAGACCATAACTCCGACCCAACCCCTGAGGGACGGAGACGTTCTGGTGTCAAAAGGAGCACGCTTCGCTCTTGGGTTCTTCTCCCCCAGCAACTCCAGCCACCGCTACGTTGGACTTTGGTATTACAGTATTTCAACAACAGTTGTATGGGTCCTTAACAGAGACGATCCAATCAATGACACCTCCGGAGTTCTCTCAATTAATACCAGAGGAAACCTCGTTCTCTACCGCCGAGATTCTCTTATCTGGTCCACAAACGTCTCTGTCTCATCGGTGAACAACACGATAGCTCAGCTCTTGGACACAGGTAACCTAGTTTTGATCCAAAATGATGGTAAAAGGGTTGTATGGCAAGGCTTTGATTATCCCACAGATACTATGCTTCCCTACATGAAGCTAGGACTTGATAGGAGAACCGGGTTGAATCGGTTCCTAACATCTTGGAAGTCACAGGGTGACCCAGGAACCGGTGAATACTCGCACAAGATGGGGGTAAGTGGGTCTCCTCAAATGTTCTTTCGAAAGGGTTTCCAGCCTTTATGGCGAACCGACCCTTGGAATGGTTTAGGGTGGGCGAGTGTGCCGGAGGTGGATAGTGGCTCCATATTCAACACCACTTTTTTGAACAACACGGATGAGGTCTCTGTGGTATACAACGTCATGCAGCCCTCAGTTTTATCCAGATTAACGGCGGACAGTGATGGATTCCTCCAATTCTACACGGCGCAGAAATCGGACAGCAAATGGGTAGCGTTCTGGTTCGCGCCGGCGGAACGCTGTGACACTTATGGCCGCTGTGGGCCGAACGGCAATTGCAACCTCATTACAGCAGACTTCTTTGAGTGTACGTGCCTTGCGGGATTCGAGCCCAAGTCAGCACGTGACTGGTCATTGGCAGACGGGTCGCAAGGGTGTGTGAGGATCCATGGCTCGAGCGTGTGTAGGAGTGGGGAAGGGTTCATAAAAATGGCACACATGAAGGTACCGGACACATCGGCGGCGCGTGTTGACACGAGCTTGAGCTTGGAAGAGTGCAGAGAGGAGTGCTTGAATAACTGCAACTGCAGTGCGTACACAAGGGCTAGCGTGAGTGGGAGTGGGTGCTTGTCCTGGTATGGGGATTTGATGGACACAAGAGTCCTCAGCGTAGGGGGCCAAGACTTGTTTCTTCGTGTGGATGCTATTACTTTGGGTATTTATTTTTCACGACATTAATTATACCCATCTTATCTTAAttactcaaaattattttactgcagtagtaaatttttaaaaaatttatttaaacatatttgaataaattaacACTATTTAGAACtataatttgattgaatttgttGGATTCAATGTCAACTCAAGTTCAATATAatcttatttaaattaaattctcaTATTACTTAGATGAATAAATATGGAaaggataataacataaaactTAGAATTTTTCTAAGtgtaatattaatataatataattattatatatgtacTTTTATTCTAACTTTttgtattaaatataataaaaatgaagttaaaattaactaaatatatattataggaatttatcacaattataattttttttctcttgttttacaaaattaaaattttgaattttaaaaatataattgtattaACATGTTAAAATGTATATATCAAATGGATTTCGAGTTTGGCTTCAATTTATAAAACATCATCCCAAACTCAATTCACTTTCATGACAGATTGAGATTTACAACAaggtaatgttttttttttttttttttttttttaccttattattattattattataggttttactattattaatattattatttcgtTAGGCTTCATTTTCAAGTTGTCATAAGAGATACATGTCATATTATGGTATTTTGTTTTTACCTCTCCTTT of the Vitis vinifera cultivar Pinot Noir 40024 chromosome 10, ASM3070453v1 genome contains:
- the LOC100249824 gene encoding G-type lectin S-receptor-like serine/threonine-protein kinase At1g11410; translation: MFLQFLLLLLALPFCTPAETITPTQPLRDGDVLVSKGARFALGFFSPSNSSHRYVGLWYYSISTTVVWVLNRDDPINDTSGVLSINTRGNLVLYRRDSLIWSTNVSVSSVNNTIAQLLDTGNLVLIQNDGKRVVWQGFDYPTDTMLPYMKLGLDRRTGLNRFLTSWKSQGDPGTGEYSHKMGVSGSPQMFFRKGFQPLWRTDPWNGLGWASVPEVDSGSIFNTTFLNNTDEVSVVYNVMQPSVLSRLTADSDGFLQFYTAQKSDSKWVAFWFAPAERCDTYGRCGPNGNCNLITADFFECTCLAGFEPKSARDWSLADGSQGCVRIHGSSVCRSGEGFIKMAHMKVPDTSAARVDTSLSLEECREECLNNCNCSAYTRASVSGSGCLSWYGDLMDTRVLSVGGQDLFLRVDAITLAQNKRKKNIFHKKWLMVILTVGLALVTVLMVSLSWLAMKKRKGKGRQHKLLFNLNLSDTWLAHYSKAKQGNESRTPSKLQLFDLSTIVAATNNLSFTNKLGRGGFGSVYKGQLSNGQEIAVKRLSNDSGQGVEEFKNEVTLTAELQHRNLVKLLGCCIEEEEKVLIYEYMPNKSLDSFIFDETKRSMLTWEKCFEIIIGIARGILYLHQDSRLRIIHRDLKASNVLLDVDMIPKISDFGMARLFGGNQIEGSTNRVVGTYGYMSPEYAMEGLFSIKSDVYSFRVLLLEIITGRRNTTYYCGSPSFNLVGYVWSLWTESKALDIVDLSLEKSNHTNEVLRCIHIGLLCVQEFAIDRPTMLTIISMLGNNSTLPPPNQPAFVVKPCHNDANSSSVEASINELTITMDAR